The following proteins are encoded in a genomic region of Gossypium hirsutum isolate 1008001.06 chromosome D05, Gossypium_hirsutum_v2.1, whole genome shotgun sequence:
- the LOC107907295 gene encoding receptor-like protein 1 isoform X4, with protein MRGAWRKKGFEKLSSKLNKLEILDLSYNYFNDSILTSLSKLSSLKSLNLAGNNFIGSNPIDGLKRLSKLKNLEILDLSHHNYIANISSQLNDFSSLKSLRLQDCGLVGSIDMLEFNSFINLKELYLGSNQIESLGFSSYDKEQLRLNKLEVLDISENLLNSSVFSSLSPLSNLKSLDLSFNNLKGPIHIEDLNVFSYLEKLVLSFNEVTEFVPSQGLRLMNLTVLDLYGNLFNNTILSSLGTLSNLKTLSLGGSNLEGTIDIKELDGLSNLEYLDMGCDSNIGCNLQLQSLDLFSSLKTLFLRGVNLIDSHSQIKLQNLTNLEELWLWDSSLPFNFIGALPSLKRLDMQSCNVNDMNDTLELQNLEFMQNLTNLEELWLWDSSLPFNFIGALPSLKRLDVEGCNVSDSLFMNDPHELQNLEFMHIEDTSLENNFLHKIGAMPSIKQLSLTGCGLNGTLHTQGFCGLTNLRLLNMSNNNLKGTLPECFYNFTSLESLDLSSNQLSGDVSALKSLTSLVELRLSNNYFKIPSSLEPFFNLSKLKHFNADNNTIYIESEMQPLAPRFQLNLISLSSCGYVGQFPHILFHQHDLRQVYLSNNNFREGFPNWLLNNNTNLERLVLANSSLLGHFELPFLPHTDLSYLDVSENSFYSNLPIDIGEKLPSLLFLNMSKNLFRGSIPSSIGDMNFLEALDLSNNQLSGGLPEHLTMGCFSLTSLALSNNKLQGQMFSSNVNLTKLQELQLDGNHFSGKIPDSLSNCSFLSTLDLSNNVLSGEIPRWMENMSSLSTLDLSNNELSGDIPRWMGSMSYLEEIVMANNHLEGPFPKEFCHLNDLKLLDLSVNNISGSLPSCFSPLWISQVHLSRNKLEGALTNIFHNSTSLVTLDLSNNHLTGKIPRWIGNLYQLSFLLLNNNHFEGGIPIQLCNLGQLSLINLSNNNLSGTIPPCLKITALNEISQEYVRYVTDIAQAPSSFFIDEPIEFTVKSMSYSYKGIVLTCLSGIDLSCNKLTGEIPSEVKNLRNIYALNLSHNNLIGPIPPAFSNLKQIESLDLSHNNLSGKIPPQLVGLYRLSYFSVAYNNLSGSTPAWTAQFATFDESRYVGNPLLCGKPLKDCSTPGPSASLLPKASTENGLIDMISFFVTFVVSYVMAILSIACVLYINPYWRQAWFYYVGAISNCCYYFLEDHILPKRLHCENM; from the exons ATGAGGGGTGCTTGGAGGAAGAAAG GTTTTGAAAAACTATCATCGAAATTGAATAAGTTGGAAATCCTCGACTTAAGTTACAATTATTTCAACGATAGCATTTTAACATCCTTAAGTAAACTTTCATCGCTCAAGTCTTTGAATCTAGCAGGCAACAATTTCATAGGATCAAATCCTATTGacg GTTTAAAGAGGTTATCAAAATTGAAGAATTTGGAGATTTTGGATTTATCTCACCACAATTATATAGCAAACATTTCATCCCAACTAAATGATTTTAGCTCTTTAAAATCATTGAGATTGCAGGATTGTGGATTGGTGGGAAGTATTGATATGCTAG AATTCAATAGTTTTATCAACTTGAAGGAGTTGTACTTAGGCTCAAATCAAATTGAGAGCCTTGGATTTTCTTCCTACG ATAAAGAACAGTTGAGATTGAACAAACTTGAAGTGCTTGATATAAGTGAAAATCTATTGAATAGCAGCGTATTTTCATCCCTTTCTCCGCTCTCAAATTTGAAGTCTTTGGATTTAAGTTTCAACAATTTAAAAGGGCCGATACATATTGAAG ATCTAAATGTTTTCAGCTATTTAGAGAAGTTGGTCTTATCGTTCAACGAAGTGACAGAATTTGTTCCATCACaag GTTTAAGGTTGATGAATTTGACAGTGCTTGATTTGTATGGCAATCTCTTCAACAATACCATATTGTCATCTCTCGGAACACTCTCAAATCTAAAGACTTTGTCTTTAGGAGGCTCCAATTTGGAAGGAACAATAGAtattaaag AATTAGATGGCTTGAGCAATTTGGAGTACCTCGATATGGGCTGCGATTCAAATATTG GTTGCAATCTTCAACTACAATCATTGGATTTATTCTCATCATTGAAGACTCTTTTCTTGAGAGGAGTTAATTTAATTGACTCTCATTCCCAAATCA AATTGCAAAATTTGACAAATTTAGAAGAGTTGTGGTTATGGGATTCATCTCTCCCTTTTAACTTCATTGGAGCACTACCTTCTTTAAAAAGATTGGACATGCAATCGTGTAACGTCAATGACATGAATG ATACACTTGAGTTGCAGAATTTGGAATTCATGCAAAATTTGACAAATTTAGAAGAGTTGTGGTTATGGGATTCATCTCTCCCTTTTAACTTCATTGGAGCACTACCTTCTTTAAAAAGATTGGACGTGGAAGGGTGTAACGTCAGTGACAGCCTCTTCATGAATG ATCCACATGAGTTGCAGAATTTGGAATTCATGCACATAGAAGATACTTCTCTTGAAAACAACTTTCTTCACAAAATTGGTGCAATGCCTTCTATCAAGCAACTAAGCTTAACGGGTTGTGGACTCAATGGCACCTTACATACCCAAG GTTTTTGTGGCTTGACAAATCTCAGACTCTTGAATATGAGCAACAATAATCTGAAGGGTACTTTGCCAGAGTGTTTTTACAATTTCACATCTCTTGAGAGTTTAGATCTCTCTTCCAATCAGTTATCTGGAGATGTATCTGCCCTTAAGTCTTTAACATCCCTCGTAGAGTTGAGACTTTCAAACAATTATTTCAAAATCCCAAGCTCATTGGAGCCCTTCTTCAACCTTTCAAAACTCAAGCATTTCAATGCGGACAACAATACCATATACATTGAAAGTGAGATGCAACCTTTGGCCCCAAGATTCCAATTGAACCTTATCAGTTTATCTAGTTGTGGATATGTTGGACAATTTCCTCATATTTTGTTCCATCAACATGACTTAAGGCAAGTTTATCTCTCTAACAACAACTTTAGAGAGGGATTTCCAAATTGGTTGTTGAATAACAACACAAATTTGGAAAGGTTAGTTCTTGCTAACAGCTCTCTCCTAGGTCATTTTGAGTTACCTTTCCTTCCACATACGGACTTATCGTATTTGGATGTCTCAGAAAATTCATTCTATAGCAATCTTCCAATTGATATTGGGGAAAAACTACCATCATTGTTGTTTCTGAACATGTCAAAAAATCTATTTCGGGGTAGCATTCCCTCTTCGATTGGTGATATGAATTTCTTAGAAGCCTTGGACTTGTCCAATAATCAATTGTCTGGTGGGCTACCTGAGCATTTGACCATGGGCTGCTTTTCATTAACTTCCCTTGCACTGTCCAACAACAAATTGCAAGGGCAGATGTTCTCTTCAAATGTTAACCTTACAAAGTTGCAGGAGTTGCAGTTAGATGGGAATCATTTCTCTGGGAAGATCCCAGATTCCTTGTCTAATTGCTCCTTTTTGTCAACATTGGATTTAAGCAATAACGTGCTTTCTGGGGAGATACCAAGGTGGATGGAGAATATGTCAAGTTTGTCAACATTGGATTTAAGCAATAACGAGCTTTCTGGGGACATACCAAGGTGGATGGGGAGTATGTCATATTTGGAAGAAATTGTGATGGCAAACAATCATCTTGAAGGTCCATTCCCAAAGGAGTTTTGCCATCTTAATGATCTTAAACTTCTAGACCTTTCAGTGAACAATATTTCTGGGAGTCTTCCATCTTGTTTCAGCCCTTTATGGATAAGTCAAGTTCATTTATCAAGAAACAAGCTAGAAGGGGCACTCACAAATATTTTTCATAACAGCACTAGCTTGGTGACATTAGATCtcagcaataatcacttaactggGAAAATTCCACGTTGGATTGGCAACCTTTATCAATTGAGTTTTCTTTTGCTAAATAACAACCATTTTGAAGGTGGGATTCCAATTCAGTTATGCAATTTGGGCCAGTTAAGCCTGATTAATCTTTCCAATAACAATCTTTCAGGTACAATTCCACCTTGCCTGAAGATTACAGCACTGAATGAAATATCCCAAGAATATGTTCGTTATGTCACTGATATTGCTCAAGCTCCCAGTTCTTTCTTCATTGATGAACCGATAGAGTTCACAGTGAAAAGCATGTCTTACTCTTATAAGGGAATTGTTCTCACATGTTTATCTGGAATTGATCTCTCTTGCAACAAGTTGACAGGTGAAATTCCCAGCGAAGTGAAAAACTTGCGAAATATTTATGCTTTGAATTTGTCTCACAACAATTTGATAGGACCAATCCCACCGGCGTTTTCCAATCTGAAGCAAATTGAGAGTCTCGATCTTTCTCACAACAACTTGAGCGGGAAAATCCCTCCACAACTTGTGGGGTTATATAGGTTGTCTTATTTCAGTGTGGCATACAATAATTTATCTGGAAGTACACCTGCATGGACTGCACAGTTTGCAACATTTGACGAAAGCAGATATGTGGGAAATCCTCTTTTATGCGGTAAACCATTGAAGGACTGCTCAACACCAGGACCATCAGCATCTTTATTGCCAAAAGCATCGACTGAAAATGGTTTGATTGATATGATTTCCTTTTTTGTGACTTTCGTTGTGTCTTATGTTATGGCAATCCTGAGTATTGCATGTGTGCTTTACATTAATCCATACTGGAGACAAGCATGGTTCTATTATGTTGGGGCAATAAGCAATTGCTGCTACTATTTTTTGGAAGACCATATTCTGCCTAAAAGGCTCCACTGTGAAAATATGTAA
- the LOC107907295 gene encoding receptor-like protein 15 isoform X3, with the protein MEYWKWLKMVVVALIMLGEGWRNEGCLEEERLALFQLKPFFPSIDSRIDGSMYRPIIEEKETSSDCCEWEKIECSSITGRVTHLFLNLTYTLTSYYHRINNEYCYLNTSLFLPFEELQSLFLRGNSIVGFVDNQGFEKLSSKLNKLEILDLSYNYFNDSILTSLSKLSSLKSLNLAGNNFIGSNPIDGLKRLSKLKNLEILDLSHHNYIANISSQLNDFSSLKSLRLQDCGLVGSIDMLEFNSFINLKELYLGSNQIESLGFSSYDKEQLRLNKLEVLDISENLLNSSVFSSLSPLSNLKSLDLSFNNLKGPIHIEDLNVFSYLEKLVLSFNEVTEFVPSQGLRLMNLTVLDLYGNLFNNTILSSLGTLSNLKTLSLGGSNLEGTIDIKELDGLSNLEYLDMGCDSNIGCNLQLQSLDLFSSLKTLFLRGVNLIDSHSQIKLQNLTNLEELWLWDSSLPFNFIGALPSLKRLDMQSCNVNDMNDPHELQNLEFMHIEDTSLENNFLHKIGAMPSIKQLSLTGCGLNGTLHTQGFCGLTNLRLLNMSNNNLKGTLPECFYNFTSLESLDLSSNQLSGDVSALKSLTSLVELRLSNNYFKIPSSLEPFFNLSKLKHFNADNNTIYIESEMQPLAPRFQLNLISLSSCGYVGQFPHILFHQHDLRQVYLSNNNFREGFPNWLLNNNTNLERLVLANSSLLGHFELPFLPHTDLSYLDVSENSFYSNLPIDIGEKLPSLLFLNMSKNLFRGSIPSSIGDMNFLEALDLSNNQLSGGLPEHLTMGCFSLTSLALSNNKLQGQMFSSNVNLTKLQELQLDGNHFSGKIPDSLSNCSFLSTLDLSNNVLSGEIPRWMENMSSLSTLDLSNNELSGDIPRWMGSMSYLEEIVMANNHLEGPFPKEFCHLNDLKLLDLSVNNISGSLPSCFSPLWISQVHLSRNKLEGALTNIFHNSTSLVTLDLSNNHLTGKIPRWIGNLYQLSFLLLNNNHFEGGIPIQLCNLGQLSLINLSNNNLSGTIPPCLKITALNEISQEYVRYVTDIAQAPSSFFIDEPIEFTVKSMSYSYKGIVLTCLSGIDLSCNKLTGEIPSEVKNLRNIYALNLSHNNLIGPIPPAFSNLKQIESLDLSHNNLSGKIPPQLVGLYRLSYFSVAYNNLSGSTPAWTAQFATFDESRYVGNPLLCGKPLKDCSTPGPSASLLPKASTENGLIDMISFFVTFVVSYVMAILSIACVLYINPYWRQAWFYYVGAISNCCYYFLEDHILPKRLHCENM; encoded by the exons ATGGAGTACTGGAAATGGTTGAAGATGGTAGTGGTAGCGTTAATAATGTTAGGAGAAGGGTGGCGTAATGAGGGGTGCTTGGAGGAAGAAAGGTTAGCTCTCTTCCAACTCAAACCTTTCTTTCCTTCCATTGATTCTAGAATTGATGGTTCAATGTACCGCCCAATTATCGAAGAAAAAGAGACTTCATCAGATTGTTGTGAATGGGAAAAAATTGAGTGTAGTTCAATCACTGGACGTGTCACCCATCTTTTCCTTAATCTTACGTACACTCTAACCTCCTATTATCATAGAATAAACAACGAATATTGTTATCTCAACACTTCTTTGTTTCTTCCTTTTGAGGAATTGCAAAGTCTTTTTTTGAGGGGGAATTCCATTGTTGGTTTTGTGGACAACCAAG GTTTTGAAAAACTATCATCGAAATTGAATAAGTTGGAAATCCTCGACTTAAGTTACAATTATTTCAACGATAGCATTTTAACATCCTTAAGTAAACTTTCATCGCTCAAGTCTTTGAATCTAGCAGGCAACAATTTCATAGGATCAAATCCTATTGacg GTTTAAAGAGGTTATCAAAATTGAAGAATTTGGAGATTTTGGATTTATCTCACCACAATTATATAGCAAACATTTCATCCCAACTAAATGATTTTAGCTCTTTAAAATCATTGAGATTGCAGGATTGTGGATTGGTGGGAAGTATTGATATGCTAG AATTCAATAGTTTTATCAACTTGAAGGAGTTGTACTTAGGCTCAAATCAAATTGAGAGCCTTGGATTTTCTTCCTACG ATAAAGAACAGTTGAGATTGAACAAACTTGAAGTGCTTGATATAAGTGAAAATCTATTGAATAGCAGCGTATTTTCATCCCTTTCTCCGCTCTCAAATTTGAAGTCTTTGGATTTAAGTTTCAACAATTTAAAAGGGCCGATACATATTGAAG ATCTAAATGTTTTCAGCTATTTAGAGAAGTTGGTCTTATCGTTCAACGAAGTGACAGAATTTGTTCCATCACaag GTTTAAGGTTGATGAATTTGACAGTGCTTGATTTGTATGGCAATCTCTTCAACAATACCATATTGTCATCTCTCGGAACACTCTCAAATCTAAAGACTTTGTCTTTAGGAGGCTCCAATTTGGAAGGAACAATAGAtattaaag AATTAGATGGCTTGAGCAATTTGGAGTACCTCGATATGGGCTGCGATTCAAATATTG GTTGCAATCTTCAACTACAATCATTGGATTTATTCTCATCATTGAAGACTCTTTTCTTGAGAGGAGTTAATTTAATTGACTCTCATTCCCAAATCA AATTGCAAAATTTGACAAATTTAGAAGAGTTGTGGTTATGGGATTCATCTCTCCCTTTTAACTTCATTGGAGCACTACCTTCTTTAAAAAGATTGGACATGCAATCGTGTAACGTCAATGACATGAATG ATCCACATGAGTTGCAGAATTTGGAATTCATGCACATAGAAGATACTTCTCTTGAAAACAACTTTCTTCACAAAATTGGTGCAATGCCTTCTATCAAGCAACTAAGCTTAACGGGTTGTGGACTCAATGGCACCTTACATACCCAAG GTTTTTGTGGCTTGACAAATCTCAGACTCTTGAATATGAGCAACAATAATCTGAAGGGTACTTTGCCAGAGTGTTTTTACAATTTCACATCTCTTGAGAGTTTAGATCTCTCTTCCAATCAGTTATCTGGAGATGTATCTGCCCTTAAGTCTTTAACATCCCTCGTAGAGTTGAGACTTTCAAACAATTATTTCAAAATCCCAAGCTCATTGGAGCCCTTCTTCAACCTTTCAAAACTCAAGCATTTCAATGCGGACAACAATACCATATACATTGAAAGTGAGATGCAACCTTTGGCCCCAAGATTCCAATTGAACCTTATCAGTTTATCTAGTTGTGGATATGTTGGACAATTTCCTCATATTTTGTTCCATCAACATGACTTAAGGCAAGTTTATCTCTCTAACAACAACTTTAGAGAGGGATTTCCAAATTGGTTGTTGAATAACAACACAAATTTGGAAAGGTTAGTTCTTGCTAACAGCTCTCTCCTAGGTCATTTTGAGTTACCTTTCCTTCCACATACGGACTTATCGTATTTGGATGTCTCAGAAAATTCATTCTATAGCAATCTTCCAATTGATATTGGGGAAAAACTACCATCATTGTTGTTTCTGAACATGTCAAAAAATCTATTTCGGGGTAGCATTCCCTCTTCGATTGGTGATATGAATTTCTTAGAAGCCTTGGACTTGTCCAATAATCAATTGTCTGGTGGGCTACCTGAGCATTTGACCATGGGCTGCTTTTCATTAACTTCCCTTGCACTGTCCAACAACAAATTGCAAGGGCAGATGTTCTCTTCAAATGTTAACCTTACAAAGTTGCAGGAGTTGCAGTTAGATGGGAATCATTTCTCTGGGAAGATCCCAGATTCCTTGTCTAATTGCTCCTTTTTGTCAACATTGGATTTAAGCAATAACGTGCTTTCTGGGGAGATACCAAGGTGGATGGAGAATATGTCAAGTTTGTCAACATTGGATTTAAGCAATAACGAGCTTTCTGGGGACATACCAAGGTGGATGGGGAGTATGTCATATTTGGAAGAAATTGTGATGGCAAACAATCATCTTGAAGGTCCATTCCCAAAGGAGTTTTGCCATCTTAATGATCTTAAACTTCTAGACCTTTCAGTGAACAATATTTCTGGGAGTCTTCCATCTTGTTTCAGCCCTTTATGGATAAGTCAAGTTCATTTATCAAGAAACAAGCTAGAAGGGGCACTCACAAATATTTTTCATAACAGCACTAGCTTGGTGACATTAGATCtcagcaataatcacttaactggGAAAATTCCACGTTGGATTGGCAACCTTTATCAATTGAGTTTTCTTTTGCTAAATAACAACCATTTTGAAGGTGGGATTCCAATTCAGTTATGCAATTTGGGCCAGTTAAGCCTGATTAATCTTTCCAATAACAATCTTTCAGGTACAATTCCACCTTGCCTGAAGATTACAGCACTGAATGAAATATCCCAAGAATATGTTCGTTATGTCACTGATATTGCTCAAGCTCCCAGTTCTTTCTTCATTGATGAACCGATAGAGTTCACAGTGAAAAGCATGTCTTACTCTTATAAGGGAATTGTTCTCACATGTTTATCTGGAATTGATCTCTCTTGCAACAAGTTGACAGGTGAAATTCCCAGCGAAGTGAAAAACTTGCGAAATATTTATGCTTTGAATTTGTCTCACAACAATTTGATAGGACCAATCCCACCGGCGTTTTCCAATCTGAAGCAAATTGAGAGTCTCGATCTTTCTCACAACAACTTGAGCGGGAAAATCCCTCCACAACTTGTGGGGTTATATAGGTTGTCTTATTTCAGTGTGGCATACAATAATTTATCTGGAAGTACACCTGCATGGACTGCACAGTTTGCAACATTTGACGAAAGCAGATATGTGGGAAATCCTCTTTTATGCGGTAAACCATTGAAGGACTGCTCAACACCAGGACCATCAGCATCTTTATTGCCAAAAGCATCGACTGAAAATGGTTTGATTGATATGATTTCCTTTTTTGTGACTTTCGTTGTGTCTTATGTTATGGCAATCCTGAGTATTGCATGTGTGCTTTACATTAATCCATACTGGAGACAAGCATGGTTCTATTATGTTGGGGCAATAAGCAATTGCTGCTACTATTTTTTGGAAGACCATATTCTGCCTAAAAGGCTCCACTGTGAAAATATGTAA